A region of Neovison vison isolate M4711 chromosome 7, ASM_NN_V1, whole genome shotgun sequence DNA encodes the following proteins:
- the VPS11 gene encoding vacuolar protein sorting-associated protein 11 homolog, translated as MAAYLQWRRFVFFDKELVKEPIGNDGTAPAAAPASGPAASKFLCLPPGITVCDSGRGSLVFGDMEGQIWFLPRSLQLTGFQAYKLRVTHLYQLKQHNILASVGEDEEGINPLVKIWNLEKRDGGNPLCTRIFPAIPGTEPTVVSCLTVHENLNFMAIGFTDGSVTLNKGDITRDRHSKTQILHKGNYPVTGLAFRQAGKTTHLFVVTTENVQSYIVSGKDYPRVELDTHGCGLRCSALSDPSQDLQFIVAGDECVYLYQPDERGPCFAFEGHKLIAHWFRGYLVIVSRDRKVSPKSEFTSRDSQSSDKQILNIYDLCNKFIAYSAVFEDVVDVLAEWGSLYVLTRDGRVHALQEKDTQTKLEMLFKKNLFEMAINLAKSQHLDSDGLAQIFMQYGDHLYSKGNHDGAVQQYIRTIGKLEPSYVIRKFLDAQRIHNLTAYLQTLHRQSLANADHTTLLLNCYTKLKDSSKLEEFIKTKSESEVHFDVETAIKVLRQAGYYSHALYLAENHAHHEWYLKIQLEDIKNYQEALRYIGKLPFEQAESNMKRYGKILMHHIPEQTTQLLKGLCTDYQPSLEGRGDREAPGCRANSEEFIPIFANNPRELKAFLEHMSEVQPDSPQGIYDTLLELRLQNWAHEKDPQVKEKLHAEAISLLKSGRFCDVFDKALVLCQMHDFQDGVLYLYEQGKLFQQIMHYHMQHEQYRQVVAVCERHGEQEPSLWEQALSYFARKEEDCKEYVAAVLKHIENKNLMPPLLVVQTLAHNSTATLSVIRDYLVQKLQKQSQQIAQDELRVRRYREETTRIRQEIQELKASPKIFQKTKCSICNSALELPSVHFLCGHSFHQHCFESYSESDADCPTCLPENRKVMDMIRAQEQKRDLHDQFQHQLKCSNDSFSVIADYFGRGVFNKLTLLTDPPAARLTASLEAGLQRDLLMHSRRGT; from the exons ATATGGAAGGCCAAATCTGGTTCTTACCTCGCTCCCTACAGCTGACAGGCTTCCAAGCCTACAAACTGCGGGTGACACACCTGTACCAACTGAAGCAGCACAATATTTTGGCATCTGTTGGTGAAGATGAAGAAGGCATCAACCCCCTG GTAAAGATTTGGAACCTGGAGAAGAGAGATGGTGGCAATCCACTCTGCACCCGAATCTTCCCTGCCATCCCAGGAACAGAGCCGACAGTTGTGTCTTGTTTGACTGTCCATGAAAATCTCAACTTTATGGCCATCG GTTTCACAGATGGCAGTGTTACACTGAACAAAGGAGACATCACCCGGGACCGGCATAGCAAGACCCAGATTCTGCACAAGGGCAACTATCCTGTAACTGGGCTGGCCTTTCGCCAAGCGGGAAAAACCACTCATTTGTTTGTTGTGACAACTGAGAATGTTCAG TCCTATATAGTTTCTGGAAAGGATTACCCTCGTGTGGAGTTGGACACCCATGGTTGTGGCCTGCGCTGCTCAGCCCTAAGTGACCCTTCACAGGACCTGCAATTCATAGTGGCCGGAGATGAATGTGTCTATTTGTACCAGCCTGATGAACGTGGGCCCTGCTTTGCCTTTGAGGGCCATAAACTCATCGCTCACTGGTTTAGAGGCTACCTTGTCATTGTCTCCCGTGACCGGAAGGTTTCTCCCAA GTCGGAGTTTACCAGTAGGGACTCCCAGAGCTCCGACAAGCAGATTCTCAACATTTATGACCTGTGCAACAAGTTCATAGCCTATAGCGCCGTCTTTGAGGATGTAGTGGATGTGCTTGCTGAGTGGGGCTCCCTGTACGTGCTGACGCGGGATGGGCGGGTCCACGCACTGCAGGAGAAGGACACACAGACCAAACTGGAG ATGCTGTTTAAGAAGAACCTATTTGAGATGGCCATTAACCTGGCCAAGAGCCAACACCTGGACAGTGATGGCTTGGCCCAGATCTTCATGCAGTATGGGGACCATCTCTACAGCAAGGGCAACCATGATGGGGCTGTTCAGCAGTATATCCG AACCATTGGGAAGTTGGAGCCATCCTATGTGATCCGCAAGTTTCTGGACGCCCAGCGCATCCACAACCTGACCGCCTACCTGCAGACCCTGCACCGGCAGTCCCTGGCCAATGCTGACCACACCACCCTGCTGCTCAACTGCTACACCAAGCTCAAGGACAGCTCGAAGCTAGAGGAGTTCATCAAG acaaagagtgagagtgaggTCCACTTTGATGTGGAAACAGCCATCAAGGTCCTCCGTCAGGCTGGCTACTACTCCCACGCCCTCTACTTAGCTGAGAACCATGCCCATCACGAGTGGTACTTAAAGATACAGTTAGAAGACATCAAG AATTATCAGGAAGCCCTCCGGTATATCGGCAAGCTGCCTTTCGAGCAGGCTGAGAGCAACATGAAACGCTATGGCAAGATCCTCATGCACCATATACCAGAGCAGACGACCCAGTTGCTGAAGGGGCTCTGTACAGACTATCAGCCTAGCCTTGAAGGTCGAGGAGATCGGGAGGCCCCAGGCTGCAGG gccaACTCTGAGGAGTTCATCCCCATCTTTGCCAATAACCCTCGAGAGCTGAAAGCTTTCCTGGAACACATGAGTGAGGTCCAGCCCGACTCGCCGCAGGGCATCTACGACACACTTCTGGAGCTGCGACTGCAGAACTGGGCCCATGAGAAGGATCCCCAG GTCAAAGAGAAGCTTCATGCAGAGGCCATCTCCCTGCTGAAGAGCGGCCGCTTTTGCGACGTCTTTGACAAGGCCCTGGTCCTCTGCCAGATGCACgacttccaggatggggtccttTACCTCTACGAGCAGGGGAAGCT GTTCCAGCAGATCATGCATTACCACATGCAGCACGAGCAGTACCGGCAGGTGGTGGCCGTGTGCGAGCGCCATGGGGAGCAGGAGCCCTCCCTGTGGGAGCAGGCGCTCAGCTACTTCGCCCGGAAGGAGGAGGACTGCAAGGAGTACGTGGCCGCTGTGCTCAAGCACATTGAGAACAAGAACCTCATGCCGCCCCTACTAG TGGTGCAGACGCTGGCCCACAACTCCACAGCCACCCTGTCTGTCATCCGGGATTACCTGGTCCAAAAACTGCAgaaacagagccagcagatcgcaCAGGATGAACTCCGGGTGAGGCGGTACCGAGAGGAGACCACCCGCATCCGCCAGGAGATCCAGGAGCTCAAGGCGAG TCCGAAGATCTTCCAGAAGACCAAGTGCAGCATCTGTAACAGTGCCTTGGAGTTGCCCTCTGTCCACTTTCTCTGCGGTCACTCCTTCCACCAACACTGCTTTGAGAGTTACTCGGAAAGTGATGCTGACtgtcccacctgcctccctgaaAACCGGAAGGTCATGGATATGATCCGGGCCCAGGAACAGAAACGCGATCTGCATGATCAGTTCCAGCACCAG CTCAAGTGCTCCAACGATAGCTTCTCTGTGATCGCAGACTACTTTGGCCGAGGTGTTTTCAACAAACTGACTCTGTTGACCGACCCTCCCGCGGCCCGGTTGACTGCAAGCCTGGAGGCTGGACTGCAGCGGGACCTGCTCATGCACTCCAGGAGGGGCACTTAA